The following are encoded together in the Daucus carota subsp. sativus chromosome 5, DH1 v3.0, whole genome shotgun sequence genome:
- the LOC108220892 gene encoding pentatricopeptide repeat-containing protein ELI1, chloroplastic, with the protein MSSLATFCTAPPPQSSTVKHHHNHLSPARLATLIDNSKTIKQLFQIHAYLLRNSLETHPILNLKLQRSYSLLGRLDYSSTLFHRTLDRDVFFYTSIILSHNNENLHWQAMGLYVEMLSKKIEPNAFTFSAMLKNSPIVTARGLHGQAIKMGCEMNSYVRTGLIDVYARGGEVELAGQLFDKMPERSLVSLTTMMTGLAKNGDVDGARAVFEGMGERDVVCWNVMIDAYVQHGRANEALVLFREMLSGDVCPDGVTLVAVFSACGQLGALESGRWVHGYMKNRRVRMNVHVGAALVDMYSKCGSWEDARLVFDEIKSKDIVVWNAMISGYAMNGLSREALQLFSEMRQLSVHPTEITFIGLLSVCAHAGLVREGSEIFRSMRKEYGIEPRIEHYGCMINLLGRLGHLNEAFKLVKAMTMSIATRPDQIIWRTLLDACRLHGDSDLGEDIIKFYTDQNPASSGAFILLSNIYAAKRNWNGAKRVRTMMKDTGIQKEPGCSSIEVNNTVHEFLAGDAKHPKRKEIYLMLEELNRCLRDYGNDAQQT; encoded by the coding sequence ATGTCTTCACTTGCTACATTCTGCACCGCTCCACCACCGCAATCATCCACCGTAAAGCACCACCACAATCATTTATCTCCGGCCAGACTTGCCACATTAATCGACAACTCGAAAACGATAAAACAGCTCTTCCAAATCCACGCTTATCTACTCCGAAACAGCCTCGAAACTCATCCAATTTTAAACTTGAAGCTTCAGCGCTCTTACTCTTTACTCGGGCGCCTCGATTACTCGAGCACATTGTTTCATCGCACTCTTGATCGTGATGTATTTTTCTACACTAGTATTATTCTTTCCCACAACAATGAGAATTTGCATTGGCAAGCAATGGGTTTGTATGTCGAAATGTTGTCGAAAAAAATTGAGCCCAATGCCTTCACATTCTCCGCAATGCTGAAGAATTCGCCAATTGTAACTGCAAGAGGGCTACACGGGCAAGCAATTAAGATGGGGTGTGAGATGAATTCTTACGTCAGAACTGGTTTGATTGATGTTTACGCGAGGGGAGGCGAGGTGGAGCTTGCGGGCCaactgtttgataaaatgcCTGAGAGGAGTTTGGTTTCATTAACTACGATGATGACTGGTTTAGCAAAGAATGGGGATGTTGATGGCGCGAGGGCGGTGTTTGAGGGAATGGGGGAAAGGGATGTGGTGTGTTGGAATGTGATGATTGACGCGTATGTTCAACATGGGAGGGCTAATGAGGCTTTGGTTCTGTTCAGGGAAATGTTGTCTGGTGATGTTTGTCCTGATGGAGTTACTTTGGTGGCGGTTTTTTCTGCTTGCGGGCAGCTTGGAGCTCTGGAATCGGGGAGGTGGGTTCATGGTTATATGAAGAATAGACGTGTTCGGATGAATGTTCATGTTGGGGCGGCTTTGGTAGATATGTATAGCAAATGTGGTAGTTGGGAGGACGCTCGATTGGTTTTTGATGAGATCAAGTCGAAAGATATAGTTGTGTGGAACGCGATGATTTCTGGATACGCGATGAATGGGTTGAGCAGAGAAGCGTTGCAGCTTTTTAGTGAAATGCGTCAGCTGAGTGTGCATCCTACAGAGATTACCTTCATCGGACTTTTAAGTGTTTGTGCCCATGCTGGTTTGGTACGCGAAGGATCTGAAATTTTCCGGTCAATGAGGAAGGAATATGGAATTGAACCTAGAATCGAGCATTATGGATGTATGATCAATCTTTTAGGTCGGCTTGGGCACCTTAATGAAGCGTTTAAGCTTGTCAAGGCCATGACCATGAGTATCGCTACCAGGCCGGATCAGATCATTTGGAGAACATTACTCGACGCTTGTAGACTCCACGGAGACAGTGATCTGGGAGAGGATATCATAAAATTCTACACTGATCAGAATCCTGCAAGTTCAGGcgcgttcatacttctttcaaatatttatgccgCGAAACGCAATTGGAATGGTGCGAAAAGGGTGAGAACAATGATGAAAGACACGGGGATACAAAAGGAACCTGGTTGTAGCTCAATTGAAGTGAATAACACTGTGCATGAATTCCTTGCCGGAGATGCAAAACACCCCAAGAGGAAAGAAATCTATTTGATGCTGGAGGAACTGAATAGATGTCTCAGGGATTATGGCAATGACGCGCAACAAACTTAG